The Rissa tridactyla isolate bRisTri1 chromosome 6, bRisTri1.patW.cur.20221130, whole genome shotgun sequence DNA segment AAGCTAGAACTAAAAGTTCACAAAGACATCATACAGATTTTGCCTGAATATTTTTGTTCTCTAGATAAAGCTTGTCAAAGCTAGTAATTGGTTTAAAGAATGTagatagttttattttcttcaagtaaaaaacaaagcaaaaccaaccaaaacccaataTTGACACCTTTTAGTAAGATGTTTAAGTGTATTTGCTTTCAAGCATTTTTCCCCCCATACCCATTTTGCTAACATCCACCATGATTTTTGCCACTGCATAAATTATCAAAACAAACATAAGTCTAGTACATACTTAAAATGATTGTGTAGGGGGTAATATATACATACTTTGTAACAAACATACTTTGTGGGTATGccattttgtaaaattaaaaacaagcatAATCTTAATGCATTTTGTTTCCTGCTCTTGATTTAACTAAGGTTATATGTTTGGGTGATAAGCAGTTGACAGTGGGACAGAATAATGGGTGGTGTGAAAGAGGGCACTGATGATGTGGAAAACTTTAAAGGTCACTGTTTGCTATGCTGTACCACCGAACTAGCATTTTAAAATCAGGGCCTGTTCACCTATCTTGCAGGCTAGGCTTAGAACTCAGACttttgggagggaagggaggttgCTTAGACAGGTAAAAGGGGGAGTGGTAAGGCTAATTGCATTTCAAGCCACAACTCTTCAGGAATTGATCCACGTCATTCCCCATTCCTGTGGTTTTACTATCATGATCCAAGaacattcacagaaaacaaagttaGCACCCTGAGATGATCTGGCAAATGCTTTTCTGCATATGCCAGCTATTGTTCCAGTAACAGACAACTTGCAGAGGCTCCGATTAGCTAAAGTTGAAAAAACACTGGAGAAGAACAAAGTTAGTGAAATTCTTAAATTACAGCTTTTCATGTGTAGCAATAGATTGATTAAAGGTCTAAAGGATTTATGGGATGTGAATGAAAGACTTCACAGCCAGAAGaaggcaggtgaaaaaaaaagatgactaaaCATCTATCAAGACAGATAAGCAATACCCTAAATGCTAAATAGCAAGGCCAGTGAAACCCAGAAAAAATTCTGAATTGTAGTCATTAGACTCATATGGAAACCACTAGAGTGTGTTTTTATTGAATTAGGGGAAGCCCCAGGTAAGCATATTAAAGATAAGACAGAGGAGTGGTTCTGAATTGAAACAGTTTCTAAATGAGAGATGCCAAAGAAGCCGTATCAAATACCAAAAGCTGAACTTTggatgaaataagaaataaataggaAGAATTTTTGTTTCCACTTGGAATTAAGATGGTATTCAGGCTTACTCTAATTAGTCtacttttttctaatttcttctaACTATTGCTATCAAACTATTAAGCTTGTTAAGAACCACAAAACATCATAGATCTAAATAACTGCTTGAACAGCTCCCACGCAGCTCATTGGTGTACAGTCAAGCCGGCATCAGTAATTCCCCTTCCATTACTCCAGGGTTCTCTTTCtcaaaagagcagcagcaatcTAATCACATATTAAATCAGACTGACAGCTTATCCTTCCTAGGATGGCATTTCTTCTATATGCATGTGAGGAACTACTACACAAGCCTAATACAGCTTTCTTCAGAAGTGCTGCTTTTGTTAAACCTGACGCAAAGCTATATGGAATCTTCATGCTGTgactaaacaaaataaatctagAATGTCTAGAATTGAGAAATGCATGACTACCACCGCAGTCTTTACCTAGTCTCTTGTtaaaaagcacttctgaaaaagtTGCACATGACTTCAAATGGCATTGAGTACATTTTTTACCTCCAGTAAGCCATCAAGCTTCCTGAATGTTCATACTGAAGTTATGTCCTAATCACCACTTCCTTAAGACTACTAGCCAGATTATCTTTTAGGGAAAGTGGTAAGGTCACTGTGACCATATGTTGGGTCTTATCTGATGATTTGCCTTAACCACCCTGTGATTATTTTATGCTACACCctataattattttctgatattttctaCTTATGTTTCTATTCCCAAGTTTCATAAAATACTAAATAATCACTTCTTGTCACTGTATAAATAGAGCAGCTGACCACAATGAATGACCTGCAAGATGCTTTTTACTACTCCAAGTAAACatgtatttgaaattttaatattaatgactaaaaaagaaaaatatatgccaTTTACAAATTGAGCAGCTTTCTTACAGAAGACTTAAGTACTTACATCTCAAAACTCACAGCTAATGGAAGCTTTTAGAGACTGTCTCCACATCAGTCAGAAAATTCATGACCACAAACAGGGTTTCATAATTGCAAAAGAGATTAAAACCAAAGTTCCTAGGCAAGACAAAACAAACCGAGTGGATAAAGAAGGGAACTGAAGAACAACATAAGTCTAGTACTTCATATAAAAAAGGGCTTTTAATATAAATCTGAATACAAAAATAACCGAAACACCCGACAGTCATCTCAGATCCTCAAGGTTCTCTCTTATCGATTCCCTGACAATTTGGCAAGCGCTTGTTTTCTCTGCTCTGCAGTCATATACTCACAGGCTTCCAAAATATTTACTATAATTAAAGTCTGTTGAACTGTTTTTGCTTTTACCCATATTCTTCCATTCATTCCCAGCACCAGCTCAAACGGGTACAATTGTGACAACTCTTGAATTATTTCACATTTGGGAGCCAAGAGTCTgtaaacaagattaaaaaagtCAGAGGAAGTAGTAAATTGTCTTAAAGTCAGAAGTAGTAGTAAATGGTCACATTTGATAGACAGCACATTATTAGCAATTAACAACTAAACCACAGTACTGGTGTTATGGGAGCAGTTAAGGCAACACCAAAAGCTAAGATGATCAAGTTGCATATGCATCCAAAATAGCAATACAGTATCAgatttttaattctcctctcataTAAAATATAGGCACCTAAAAAATACAGCTCTTGTGAATTAACTTGTTTGCTAATTAGATTCAGAAGTAATACCTGACAAATTTAAAGTGAACTGATACTTTTATATTAATTCTATGAGTTAATAAATTCTAAAACTACACTGCTTGACAAAGTGACATTTTTCAAGTGCTGCTATTTGTAAATTTGACAGAGTTAAAGATGTGTCTTTAAAAACACAACTTCCCTTCTCCTTCAGGAGACAATATTAACAGCAGTAAACATAGGATGTTGCTTTTATTAGGTGACagcacactgaaaaataaaagcgtCAAGAATATTGTGATACATCAAGGATTAAATTAAGCTTCAACAGGCTTTCTCAAAGAAGGAACAAACATATCACGATTTAGCAGTTTACTTGTAATACTGTTATTTCTTTACTTGCATGCAGACaaaatttggaaaacaagcaaaatggttgcaaaaatattttgcatcagTTCTCACTGACTTCTGATGGGACATGTAAACCAGACAAATCATTACTTAAACCCAGGCATGAAACAGCTGCTCTGCATCTCCAAATTACTTTTCCAAAGAACAACACACAAGAAACCCCACCCCAAAGCAACAATAAAGTTTGACCATTATTTATCCATATAAGCTGGTATTCTTTGATAGTCACGAAAGTCTTGTATAAGTAACTCCACAGTTCACAATACATTTAAAAGCTTATGAAATGGTTCCTGGATTAACATgtcagttttaaatgaaaactccacaagttttttttctctctatcttTATTTCAATgcgatttgtttttctttggaagtCACAAAAAAATGTGTATTGATGTGGAAAAAACCTTTAATCATCTGTCAGACAAAGTTACATCCCTTACTAGCCCCttaagcagaaaaaggacagtaTGCATCTCCAATTTTTAAGCTCCAAGGTAGTAGGTACATACCTGAAACACCAGCTTGAATATTTGATTTCCCCAGGTCAATGGTTTTGTTCTCCATACTGCTTTGGTAaccacatcactttttttttttaaaacaggtcACATAACACCATATAGAAGAGCATCTGAATATCTTACAGGGGAAAATACATCCTCCTTCTAGGTCAATAACCATGCTCTTATTTACTAAAACTAGTATAAATGCACTAAAACATTTACAACTTCTGATTACCAAACTGTCCCCACTGCTCAGAGGAAATAGTTGTGCAACTCCTACCCCCTATATTCCACATTAGGGTACTTACTTTTCTTAGTACTTACTTTCTTATTAGACCTAAGGAAACTTTAAAGAGGAAGCCATCTTGTCCAATTATTCCCATTCCACTTGATCTTCCACTGCTGTCTATACAGACCATCTCTGGTTCCATGTCTTTATTTGCTACAAGGAACTGACCATAAATAAGATCTCCCACCTAAAAAAAGCAATGCCAAAAAGCAAAAGTATTAGAGAAGATCATACTGCACATTTGTAAGAAATACTCAGTTgataaaaaacagttttaaaacattGGTGATAGAAAAATAAGCTAGTCTAatagaaattttcattttcttttcttctacaaaagaaaacatctgctaGGAACAATCATCTTGTACCACTACTGGGATGTGAAAGACAAAAAGAGTATAGAATTTTATTTCATGGAGtattcctcttttctttaaataccaAACAGGAATTCCTCTATTAGAAGTCTAAGCAACCTGGCTCTTGTAATCATTTATCAAGACAACAACTAAATAATCACACTAACCTATTTCGTTTTTCTTTACAGTCCATTTTTACATTTTGGTGAAGATATTTCAGATGAATGCACAAGCTGTGGCATGCATGTGCCACACAACTGTTTATAACAGGGCAATTAAGAACCCAACTGTTTTCTACCAGTATCAGGTGACATAAAAGTTTGTTTCTAACTTTGCAGTGCCCCCCTGTATGCATGTTACTCATGAACTGCATCTACTGCTGGCAGTATTATGTGAAAGTTAAAATGTAAGGAGTGAAGAAGCCTGCCATGTGAAAGATACCAAACCACACTCGTTACATGTTCTCTGAAGAAACCTCAGGAAGCTCACAGCCTGATCACACAATAACCTCCAAGAAGGGCCACAGCAAAACCACTGCAAATAAACCTGCACTCCTCTCCTTACGTGCAGCTTTTGAAATACCTTTTAGTAAGAAAGCCTACTAAAGCGTAACAGAAGCACCAACGGACGTCGCAAAAGCGCTACCTCCAATAAACGAATGCATTACCTGCGCATTTGGCCTGTTCCTCTTCGTGGCGCCCTCGAAGGCCAGGTAGGACAGGGACGCCTGCTCGCTCCCGCCCACGTCCAGCTTAAACACGTCTCCCGCTTTGGCCGTCACGATTCCTATGACATGGTCGCCCTTCACCGGCACGTACTGCAAAGGGGGTGGGCGGACAAGCGGGTCAGGCGAGCGCCGACACGACGgggcccggctccctcccgctcccctccgcgcccCTACCCGCTTCTGCTGCGAGTCCACCCAGtaggcgccgcccgccgccccgccgccggccgggcggtgCCGCAGCAGGCCGCACTTGGTCACCAGCAGCCCGCCGGCGCACCGCCGCAGGCCCGGCCCGCACAACAGCCGGCCCCGCGGGG contains these protein-coding regions:
- the EXOSC3 gene encoding exosome complex component RRP40 isoform X5, coding for MSLALCERASRGGSAAAAIPPGAEGRAHPGGRLPFPAAPAGASPRGAGLLAPAPPRLRRARRPSGACAAMAAGSGVAAESCVGQVVLPGDVLLLPAHPEEDGERLRLGAGAAPRGRLLCGPGLRRCAGGLLVTKCGLLRHRPAGGGAAGGAYWVDSQQKRYVPVKGDHVIGIVTAKAGDVFKLDVGGSEQASLSYLAFEGATKRNRPNAQVGDLIYGQFLVANKDMEPEMVCIDSSGRSSGMGIIGQDGFLFKVSLGLIRNVLSPNKSNILCLLLLILSPEGEGKLCF
- the EXOSC3 gene encoding exosome complex component RRP40 isoform X2; amino-acid sequence: MSLALCERASRGGSAAAAIPPGAEGRAHPGGRLPFPAAPAGASPRGAGLLAPAPPRLRRARRPSGACAAMAAGSGVAAESCVGQVVLPGDVLLLPAHPEEDGERLRLGAGAAPRGRLLCGPGLRRCAGGLLVTKCGLLRHRPAGGGAAGGAYWVDSQQKRYVPVKGDHVIGIVTAKAGDVFKLDVGGSEQASLSYLAFEGATKRNRPNAQVGDLIYGQFLVANKDMEPEMVCIDSSGRSSGMGIIGQDGFLFKVSLGLIRKLLAPKCEIIQELSQLYPFELVLGMNGRIWMEGVGTDRFLMFCCELLVRGKPISKDLMGLKTPPDEYVSLSSLQIRDGFCLV
- the EXOSC3 gene encoding exosome complex component RRP40 isoform X1: MSLALCERASRGGSAAAAIPPGAEGRAHPGGRLPFPAAPAGASPRGAGLLAPAPPRLRRARRPSGACAAMAAGSGVAAESCVGQVVLPGDVLLLPAHPEEDGERLRLGAGAAPRGRLLCGPGLRRCAGGLLVTKCGLLRHRPAGGGAAGGAYWVDSQQKRYVPVKGDHVIGIVTAKAGDVFKLDVGGSEQASLSYLAFEGATKRNRPNAQVGDLIYGQFLVANKDMEPEMVCIDSSGRSSGMGIIGQDGFLFKVSLGLIRKLLAPKCEIIQELSQLYPFELVLGMNGRIWMEGVGTDRFLMFCCELLVRGKPISKDLIRMGLKTPPDEYVSLSSLQIRDGFCLV
- the EXOSC3 gene encoding exosome complex component RRP40 isoform X4 codes for the protein MSLALCERASRGGSAAAAIPPGAEGRAHPGGRLPFPAAPAGASPRGAGLLAPAPPRLRRARRPSGACAAMAAGSGVAAESCVGQVVLPGDVLLLPAHPEEDGERLRLGAGAAPRGRLLCGPGLRRCAGGLLVTKCGLLRHRPAGGGAAGGAYWVDSQQKRYVPVKGDHVIGIVTAKAGDVFKLDVGGSEQASLSYLAFEGATKRNRPNAQVGDLIYGQFLVANKDMEPEMVCIDSSGRSSGMGIIGQDGFLFKVSLGLIRKLLAPKCEIIQELSQLYPFELVLGMNGRIWKQ
- the EXOSC3 gene encoding exosome complex component RRP40 isoform X3 is translated as MSLALCERASRGGSAAAAIPPGAEGRAHPGGRLPFPAAPAGASPRGAGLLAPAPPRLRRARRPSGACAAMAAGSGVAAESCVGQVVLPGDVLLLPAHPEEDGERLRLGAGAAPRGRLLCGPGLRRCAGGLLVTKCGLLRHRPAGGGAAGGAYWVDSQQKRYVPVKGDHVIGIVTAKAGDVFKLDVGGSEQASLSYLAFEGATKRNRPNAQVGDLIYGQFLVANKDMEPEMVCIDSSGRSSGMGIIGQDGFLFKVSLGLIRKLLAPKCEIIQELSQLYPFELVLGMNGRIWVKAKTVQQTLIIVNILEACEYMTAEQRKQALAKLSGNR